A region of Streptomyces deccanensis DNA encodes the following proteins:
- a CDS encoding organic hydroperoxide resistance protein: MTDDTAVETRSDTRPDTRTDTRPTKIMYVAEATAHGGRDGYISSQDGQIDLKVAMPPAMGGDGDGTNPEQLFAAGYSSCFHNALVLVGRRAGYDLTGSTVAAKVGIGPNQQRGYGLAVALSVSLPIIDQEIAAKLVDAAHQVCPYSNATRDNIDVTIVLG; encoded by the coding sequence ATGACTGACGACACCGCGGTGGAGACCCGTTCCGATACGCGTCCCGACACCCGCACCGACACCCGCCCGACGAAGATCATGTACGTCGCCGAGGCCACCGCGCACGGCGGTCGGGACGGCTACATCAGCAGTCAGGACGGCCAGATCGACCTCAAGGTCGCCATGCCCCCGGCGATGGGCGGCGACGGCGACGGCACCAACCCCGAGCAGTTGTTCGCCGCCGGGTACAGCTCCTGCTTCCACAACGCGCTGGTCCTCGTCGGCCGCCGCGCGGGCTACGACCTCACCGGCTCCACCGTCGCCGCGAAGGTCGGCATCGGCCCCAACCAGCAGCGCGGTTACGGCCTCGCCGTCGCCCTCAGCGTCTCCCTCCCGATCATCGACCAGGAGATCGCGGCCAAGCTCGTCGACGCGGCTCACCAGGTCTGCCCGTACTCGAACGCGACCCGCGACAACATCGACGTCACGATC
- a CDS encoding MarR family winged helix-turn-helix transcriptional regulator — translation MDPVTDQADAPRHGSLLLDEQLCFALYAAQRAVTAAYRPLLDELGLTYPQYLVMLSLWEHGETSVKELAGTLRLDYGTVSPLLKRLEAAGLLRRERSPRDERSVRIALTGRGEQLRDRAAAVPATLAATTGLHGPEVARLREELWQLTARATKAAGR, via the coding sequence ATGGACCCTGTGACAGACCAAGCGGATGCGCCCCGGCATGGCTCACTGCTCCTAGACGAGCAGTTGTGCTTCGCGCTCTACGCGGCCCAGCGCGCGGTCACCGCCGCGTACCGCCCGCTGCTCGACGAACTCGGCCTGACCTACCCGCAGTACCTGGTCATGCTCTCCCTCTGGGAGCACGGCGAGACCAGCGTCAAGGAGCTGGCGGGCACCCTGCGGCTCGACTACGGCACGGTCTCGCCGTTGCTGAAGCGGCTGGAGGCGGCCGGACTGCTGCGTCGGGAGCGGTCGCCGCGCGACGAGCGCTCGGTGCGGATCGCCCTCACCGGCCGCGGTGAACAGCTCCGCGACCGCGCGGCCGCCGTCCCCGCCACCCTCGCCGCCACGACCGGCCTGCACGGCCCCGAAGTGGCCCGGCTGCGTGAGGAGCTGTGGCAGCTGACGGCGCGGGCGACCAAGGCGGCGGGCCGCTGA
- a CDS encoding energy-coupling factor ABC transporter ATP-binding protein: MEPVTASENSVPPSLEVPPSLEVAGLAFAYPDGHQALFGVDFTVGRGERVALLGPNGAGKTTLVLHLNGILTGGAGTVTVAGMPVGKRHMAEIRRKVGIVFQDPDDQLFMPTVREDVAFGPAAAGMAGAELEARVDRALEQVGMAEFKQRPPHHLSFGQRRRVAVATVLAMEPEILVLDEPSSNLDPASRRELADILRSLDVTVLMVTHDLPYALELCPRSLILSEGVIAADGPTGELLVDDALMRAHRLELPFGFDPRSVRVG, encoded by the coding sequence ATGGAGCCTGTGACCGCGTCCGAGAACTCCGTGCCCCCATCCCTCGAAGTGCCCCCGTCCCTCGAAGTCGCCGGGCTCGCCTTCGCCTACCCGGACGGCCATCAGGCCCTGTTCGGGGTCGACTTCACCGTCGGACGCGGCGAACGCGTCGCGCTGCTCGGGCCGAACGGGGCCGGCAAGACCACCCTCGTGCTGCACCTCAACGGCATCCTCACCGGGGGCGCGGGCACGGTGACCGTCGCCGGGATGCCCGTCGGCAAGCGGCACATGGCCGAGATCCGGCGGAAGGTCGGCATCGTCTTCCAGGACCCCGACGACCAGCTCTTCATGCCGACCGTGCGGGAGGACGTGGCCTTCGGGCCGGCGGCGGCGGGCATGGCGGGGGCCGAGCTGGAGGCCCGGGTGGACCGGGCCCTCGAACAGGTCGGCATGGCGGAGTTCAAGCAACGGCCGCCGCACCACCTGTCCTTCGGGCAGCGGCGGCGGGTGGCCGTGGCGACGGTGCTCGCCATGGAGCCGGAGATCCTTGTCCTCGACGAGCCGTCCTCCAACCTCGACCCGGCGTCGCGGCGCGAACTGGCCGACATCCTGCGGTCGTTGGACGTCACAGTCCTCATGGTCACGCACGATCTGCCGTACGCGCTCGAACTGTGCCCGCGGTCGCTGATCCTCAGCGAGGGGGTGATCGCGGCGGACGGTCCGACGGGGGAACTCCTCGTCGACGACGCGCTGATGCGTGCGCATCGGCTGGAACTGCCGTTCGGGTTCGATCCACGGTCGGTGCGGGTGGGGTAG
- the cbiQ gene encoding cobalt ECF transporter T component CbiQ encodes MGAGHVHKLYRHAHSPVHALPPHTKLAAVFAFVVVVVSTPREAMWAFGLYAVLLGVVAYVARVPAGFLLRRLLIEVPFVAFAVLMPFVAQGERVEVLGMSLSVSGLWGAWNVLAKGTLGVAASVLLASTTELRELLLGLQRLKLPPLLVQIASFMIRYGDVITDELRRMRIARESRGFEASGVRHWGVLAKTAGALFIRSYERGERVHLAMVSRGYAGTMPVIDEVTASRAQWSYAFALPVAALVVCLLGWSL; translated from the coding sequence ATGGGCGCCGGCCACGTCCACAAGCTCTACCGGCACGCGCACTCGCCCGTGCACGCCCTGCCGCCGCACACCAAACTCGCGGCCGTCTTCGCCTTCGTGGTCGTCGTGGTGTCGACGCCCCGGGAGGCGATGTGGGCGTTCGGGCTGTACGCCGTGCTGTTGGGCGTGGTCGCGTACGTGGCCCGCGTGCCCGCCGGGTTCCTGCTCCGGCGGCTGCTGATCGAGGTCCCGTTCGTCGCGTTCGCCGTGCTGATGCCGTTCGTGGCGCAGGGCGAGCGCGTCGAGGTCCTCGGGATGTCGCTGAGCGTCAGTGGACTGTGGGGCGCCTGGAACGTCCTCGCGAAGGGGACGCTGGGCGTCGCCGCCTCCGTCCTCCTCGCCTCCACCACCGAACTCCGCGAGCTGCTGCTCGGCCTGCAACGCCTCAAACTCCCGCCGCTGCTCGTCCAGATCGCGTCCTTCATGATCCGCTACGGCGATGTGATCACCGACGAATTGCGGCGCATGCGGATCGCGCGCGAGTCACGCGGCTTCGAGGCGAGCGGCGTACGGCACTGGGGAGTGCTCGCCAAGACGGCCGGGGCGCTGTTCATCCGCTCCTACGAACGGGGCGAGCGGGTCCATCTGGCCATGGTCAGCCGGGGGTACGCGGGCACCATGCCCGTCATCGACGAGGTGACCGCGTCCCGGGCGCAGTGGTCGTACGCCTTCGCCCTCCCGGTCGCCGCGCTCGTCGTCTGTCTGCTGGGATGGAGCCTGTGA
- a CDS encoding energy-coupling factor ABC transporter permease: MHVPDGFINAPVSAVAGVVAAGAVAVSLRGARRELDERTAPLAGLVAAFIFAVQMLNFPVAAGTSGHLLGGALAAILVGPYTGVLCVSVVLLMQGILFADGGLTALGVNITIMGVVTSVVGYAVFRALVRILPRTRRSITASAFVAALISVPASAAAFTLVYAIGGTTDVPIGSVLTAMVGVHTLIGIGEAAITAATVGAVVAVRPDLVHGARGLTAPLKLRVNGELVDAPATAPATQPAGPPAAAHSTRKVILAGLGVSLLLAGVVSFYASADPDGLEKVAADKGFDAKVEDHAAADSPLADYGVEGLSDARLAGGLAGVIGVGVTVVAGTGIFWAVRKRRAGEDDAASPTSVPENA; this comes from the coding sequence ATGCATGTCCCCGACGGATTCATCAACGCCCCCGTCTCGGCGGTCGCCGGAGTCGTCGCCGCCGGTGCGGTCGCCGTGAGTCTGCGTGGTGCCCGGCGTGAGCTGGACGAGCGGACGGCGCCCCTCGCCGGGCTCGTCGCCGCGTTCATCTTCGCGGTGCAGATGCTGAACTTCCCCGTCGCGGCCGGGACGAGCGGACATCTGCTCGGCGGGGCCCTGGCCGCGATACTCGTGGGCCCCTATACCGGGGTCCTCTGTGTGTCCGTGGTGCTCCTCATGCAGGGCATCCTCTTCGCGGACGGCGGTCTCACCGCCCTCGGCGTGAACATCACGATCATGGGGGTGGTCACCTCCGTCGTCGGTTACGCCGTCTTCCGCGCGCTGGTCAGGATCCTGCCCAGGACGAGGCGCTCGATCACCGCCTCCGCCTTCGTCGCCGCGCTGATCTCCGTGCCCGCCTCGGCCGCCGCCTTCACCCTCGTCTACGCGATCGGCGGCACCACGGACGTACCGATCGGCTCGGTCCTCACCGCGATGGTCGGCGTCCACACCCTCATCGGCATCGGTGAGGCCGCGATCACCGCCGCCACGGTCGGCGCGGTCGTCGCCGTACGCCCCGACCTCGTGCACGGCGCCCGGGGCCTGACCGCCCCGCTCAAGCTCCGGGTGAACGGCGAGCTGGTGGACGCGCCCGCCACCGCCCCCGCCACCCAGCCGGCCGGCCCGCCCGCCGCGGCCCACTCGACCCGCAAGGTGATCCTCGCCGGCCTCGGCGTCTCGCTCCTCCTCGCCGGAGTCGTCAGCTTCTACGCCTCCGCCGACCCCGACGGTCTGGAGAAGGTCGCCGCCGACAAGGGCTTCGACGCCAAGGTCGAGGACCATGCCGCCGCCGACTCCCCGCTCGCCGACTACGGCGTCGAGGGCCTCTCCGACGCCCGTCTCGCCGGTGGCCTCGCGGGCGTGATCGGGGTCGGCGTCACCGTCGTCGCCGGCACGGGGATCTTCTGGGCCGTCCGCAAGCGGCGCGCCGGAGAGGACGACGCCGCGTCCCCGACCTCCGTGCCCGAGAACGCCTGA
- a CDS encoding SsgA family sporulation/cell division regulator — MSVTVEQYARAHVVTDSPEDRDTVPVLLRYDPDTDASAVRVRLPGPDEWSFSRELLERGLRTPTTSGPVSIWPCGRVQAVMEFHSAKGEVAVMQFDTKALIRFLRRTYTATPVPH, encoded by the coding sequence ATGTCCGTCACCGTCGAGCAGTACGCCCGGGCCCATGTCGTCACGGACTCCCCCGAGGACCGGGACACCGTGCCGGTCCTTCTCCGCTACGACCCCGACACCGATGCCTCGGCCGTACGCGTACGGCTCCCCGGCCCCGACGAGTGGTCCTTCTCCCGTGAGCTCCTCGAACGTGGTCTGCGCACCCCGACCACCTCGGGCCCCGTGAGCATCTGGCCCTGCGGCCGGGTCCAGGCCGTCATGGAGTTCCACTCCGCCAAGGGGGAGGTGGCGGTGATGCAGTTCGACACCAAGGCGCTGATCCGCTTCCTGCGGCGGACGTACACGGCGACGCCGGTGCCGCACTGA
- a CDS encoding histidine phosphatase family protein, translating into MVRHGQSTANVAYDEAERTGSTVPLPGRGADVPLSDLGRTQAVALGGWLAGLPGPVGPDLVVCSPYARARQTWEVMAGHPGVVPPPLLVDERLRDREMGMFEMHPPAALRARAPEEAARRAQVGEWFYRPPGGEALADVVLRIRDFVGELDRVAPGRRVLLIAHDAIAVAVRLVCAGLGATAPDRLPPVPNASVSRWENDGRRLRLARWGDTTHLAPPEPAGSPTTPPTPPR; encoded by the coding sequence GTGGTGCGGCACGGGCAGAGCACGGCGAACGTGGCCTACGACGAGGCCGAGCGGACGGGGTCGACGGTGCCCCTCCCAGGCCGCGGCGCGGACGTCCCCCTCTCCGACCTGGGCCGCACGCAGGCCGTGGCGCTGGGTGGATGGCTGGCGGGGTTGCCCGGTCCCGTGGGCCCGGATCTGGTGGTGTGTTCGCCGTACGCGCGGGCGCGGCAGACGTGGGAGGTGATGGCGGGGCATCCCGGTGTGGTCCCGCCCCCGCTGCTGGTCGACGAGCGGCTGCGGGACCGGGAGATGGGGATGTTCGAGATGCACCCGCCGGCCGCGTTGCGGGCCCGCGCACCGGAGGAGGCGGCCCGGCGGGCCCAGGTCGGCGAGTGGTTCTACCGCCCGCCGGGCGGTGAGGCGCTGGCCGATGTGGTGCTGCGGATACGGGACTTCGTGGGCGAGCTGGACCGTGTCGCGCCCGGCCGCCGTGTCCTCCTGATCGCCCACGACGCGATCGCCGTCGCCGTACGCCTCGTGTGCGCGGGGCTCGGCGCGACGGCCCCCGACCGGTTGCCGCCCGTCCCCAACGCCTCGGTCTCGCGGTGGGAGAACGACGGGCGGCGGTTGCGGCTGGCGCGGTGGGGCGACACGACACACCTCGCCCCGCCGGAACCGGCCGGCTCCCCGACCACGCCGCCTACACCGCCACGGTGA
- a CDS encoding intradiol ring-cleavage dioxygenase, translating into MSTASKSGGGQAHGHGHGHDHHHDDELDRGLSYDLPVFARRRMIRLLAGASMVPLVAACSSDDSGSGSASDPASAGSSSSSSSSGTSGADCEVIPSETAGPYPGDGSNGPNVLEDSGVVRRDLTRSFGSSSGVAEGIPLTITLTVVDQSSGCDAPKKGAAVYLWHCDREGRYSLYSDGVTEENYLRGVQETDAEGRLTFTSIFPGCYPGRWPHIHFEVYDSLDDATATRDIAVTSQLAFPKDVCDTVYATDGYGDSVQNLGELSLETDMIFRDGYDQQLATVEGSTDKGYTATLTVAV; encoded by the coding sequence ATGAGCACAGCATCCAAGAGCGGTGGCGGTCAGGCGCACGGGCACGGGCATGGCCACGACCACCACCACGACGACGAGTTGGACAGAGGGCTCTCGTACGACCTGCCCGTGTTCGCCCGCCGTCGCATGATCAGACTGCTGGCCGGCGCGAGCATGGTCCCGCTGGTGGCGGCCTGTTCCTCGGACGACTCCGGCAGCGGCTCCGCCTCGGACCCGGCCTCCGCCGGCTCGTCCTCGTCCTCCTCGTCGTCCGGCACCTCCGGCGCCGACTGCGAGGTCATCCCCAGCGAGACGGCCGGCCCGTACCCCGGTGACGGCTCGAACGGACCGAACGTCCTCGAGGACAGCGGAGTCGTCCGGCGCGACCTCACCAGGAGCTTCGGCTCCTCCAGCGGTGTCGCCGAAGGCATCCCGCTGACGATCACGCTGACGGTCGTCGACCAGTCCTCCGGCTGCGACGCCCCGAAGAAGGGCGCGGCCGTCTACCTGTGGCACTGCGACCGGGAGGGCAGGTACTCGCTCTACTCCGACGGCGTCACCGAGGAGAACTACCTGCGCGGCGTCCAGGAGACCGACGCCGAGGGCCGGCTCACCTTCACCTCGATCTTCCCCGGCTGCTACCCCGGCCGCTGGCCCCACATCCACTTCGAGGTCTACGACAGCCTCGACGACGCCACCGCCACCCGGGACATCGCCGTCACCTCGCAGCTCGCCTTCCCCAAGGACGTCTGCGACACCGTGTACGCGACGGACGGCTACGGCGACAGCGTCCAGAACCTCGGCGAACTCTCCCTGGAGACCGACATGATCTTCAGAGACGGCTACGACCAGCAGCTCGCCACCGTCGAGGGCAGCACCGACAAGGGCTACACGGCCACGCTCACCGTGGCGGTGTAG
- a CDS encoding DinB family protein — translation MSSTPQGTRDDRVGPPHRGTERETLRAFLDYHRATLAMKCAGLTDEELRRRSMPPSTLTLLGLVRHMAEVERAWFRRVFEDHDAPMVWSKEIDFQAAYDASASTRAEAFGAWEAEVETSRRIEREAESLDLVGHQPRWGEDVSLRMVMVHVLLEYGRHNGHADFLREGVDGTVGA, via the coding sequence ATCAGCAGCACACCCCAGGGAACCCGTGACGACCGCGTCGGGCCGCCGCATCGCGGCACCGAGCGTGAGACGCTCCGGGCCTTTCTCGACTATCACCGCGCGACACTCGCCATGAAGTGCGCGGGGCTGACGGACGAGGAGCTGCGGCGGCGGTCGATGCCGCCGTCCACGCTGACCCTGCTGGGCCTCGTACGGCACATGGCCGAGGTGGAACGGGCGTGGTTCCGCCGGGTGTTCGAGGATCACGACGCGCCGATGGTGTGGTCGAAGGAGATCGACTTCCAGGCGGCGTACGACGCGAGCGCCTCGACGCGGGCGGAGGCGTTCGGGGCGTGGGAGGCGGAGGTGGAGACCTCGCGGCGGATCGAACGGGAGGCGGAGTCACTGGACCTCGTCGGCCACCAGCCGCGCTGGGGCGAGGACGTCTCGCTCCGCATGGTCATGGTCCACGTCCTGCTGGAGTACGGCCGCCACAACGGCCACGCGGACTTCCTGCGGGAGGGGGTGGACGGGACGGTGGGGGCGTGA
- a CDS encoding MMPL family transporter, giving the protein MATFLYKLGRLAFRRRHFAALIWVALLTLAGVGAASAPAAGSSSFSIPGTEAQKAFDLLEQRYPGMSADGATARVVFKAPEGEKMADAANKAIVEKTVAELGDGSEVVSVSDPFTTRAVSRDGTIAYASVTYKVPAMELKDSSREALEATAHKAQDAGLTVEMGGDALQAEPETAVAGEIIGLAIAAVVLVITLGSLVAAGLPLLTAIIGVGIGVSTITALASALDLGDTTSTLALMIGLAVGIDYALFIVSRYRSELAEGREREDAVGRAVGTAGSAVVFAGLTVVIALAGLAVVNVPMLTKMGLAAAGTVVIAVLIALTMIPALLGYAGRKVRPTGEKGGLLGRRKGKGSANASAEGPANGSAGEHTEGAGSAKGAVASKPSLGTRWASFVVRRPVAVLLLGVVGLGAVALPATRLELGLPDDGSQPTSTTQRRAYDLLSEGFGPGFNGPLMVVVDAEDSASPKEAATAVTDEIKGLKDVVTVTPATFNKAGDTAMITVIPESKPSSTQTEDLVHAIRDAGAGVAADTDAKVLVTGATAMNIDFSQKLTDALIPYLALVVGLAFLLLIVIFRSILVPLKAALGFLLSVLAALGAVVAVFQWGWLAGLIGVEETGPIMSMMPIFMVGVVFGLAMDYEVFLVTRMREAYVHGENPHQAVVTGFKYSARVVAAAAAIMMAVFAGFIGSGESMIKMIGFGLAIAVFFDAFVVRMAIVPAVLALLGEKAWWLPKWLDRALPNVDVEGEGLRAHDDAARTSAEDDEDKDEDKPLVRV; this is encoded by the coding sequence GTGGCCACATTCCTCTACAAACTCGGTCGACTCGCCTTCCGGCGACGACACTTCGCAGCCCTGATCTGGGTGGCCCTGCTGACGCTCGCGGGCGTCGGTGCCGCCTCCGCGCCCGCCGCGGGCTCGTCCTCCTTCTCCATCCCCGGCACCGAGGCCCAGAAGGCCTTCGACCTGCTGGAACAGCGCTACCCCGGGATGAGCGCCGACGGTGCCACCGCCCGGGTCGTCTTCAAGGCGCCCGAGGGCGAGAAGATGGCCGACGCCGCCAACAAGGCGATCGTCGAGAAGACCGTCGCGGAGCTGGGCGACGGCTCCGAGGTGGTCTCCGTCAGCGACCCGTTCACCACCAGGGCGGTCAGCCGGGACGGGACGATCGCCTACGCCTCGGTGACGTACAAGGTCCCGGCCATGGAGCTGAAGGACTCCTCCAGGGAGGCGCTGGAGGCCACCGCGCACAAGGCGCAGGACGCCGGGCTGACCGTCGAGATGGGCGGCGACGCCCTCCAGGCCGAGCCCGAGACGGCCGTCGCCGGTGAGATCATCGGCCTGGCCATCGCCGCCGTCGTCCTCGTCATCACCCTGGGCTCGCTCGTCGCGGCCGGGCTGCCGCTGCTGACGGCGATCATCGGCGTCGGTATCGGTGTCTCCACCATCACCGCCCTCGCGAGCGCGCTCGACCTCGGCGACACCACCTCGACGCTCGCCCTGATGATCGGGCTCGCGGTCGGGATCGACTACGCGCTGTTCATCGTCTCCCGCTACCGGTCCGAACTGGCCGAGGGGCGTGAGCGCGAGGACGCGGTCGGCCGGGCCGTCGGCACCGCCGGGTCGGCGGTGGTCTTCGCGGGCCTCACCGTCGTGATCGCGCTGGCCGGCCTCGCGGTCGTCAACGTCCCGATGCTGACCAAGATGGGTCTCGCGGCGGCCGGCACGGTCGTCATCGCGGTCCTCATCGCCCTCACCATGATCCCGGCGCTGCTCGGCTACGCGGGCCGCAAGGTCCGGCCGACCGGCGAGAAGGGCGGGCTGCTGGGGCGCCGCAAGGGGAAGGGCTCCGCCAACGCCTCCGCCGAGGGACCCGCGAACGGCTCCGCCGGGGAGCACACGGAAGGGGCCGGCTCCGCCAAGGGGGCCGTCGCGAGCAAGCCCAGCCTGGGCACCCGCTGGGCGAGCTTCGTCGTCCGTCGTCCGGTCGCCGTGCTGCTGCTCGGCGTGGTCGGCCTCGGCGCGGTCGCGCTCCCCGCCACCCGGCTCGAACTCGGCCTGCCCGACGACGGTTCGCAGCCGACGTCCACCACGCAGCGCCGGGCGTACGACCTGCTCTCCGAGGGCTTCGGGCCCGGTTTCAACGGCCCCCTGATGGTCGTCGTCGACGCCGAGGACAGCGCGTCGCCGAAGGAGGCCGCCACCGCGGTGACCGACGAGATCAAGGGGCTCAAGGACGTCGTCACGGTGACCCCGGCGACGTTCAACAAGGCCGGTGACACCGCGATGATCACGGTGATCCCGGAGTCCAAGCCGTCCTCGACACAGACCGAGGACCTGGTGCACGCCATCCGTGACGCGGGCGCCGGCGTGGCGGCCGACACGGACGCGAAGGTGCTGGTCACCGGTGCCACCGCGATGAACATCGACTTCTCGCAGAAGCTCACCGACGCGCTGATCCCGTATCTGGCGCTGGTGGTGGGGCTCGCCTTCCTCCTGCTGATCGTGATCTTCCGGTCGATCCTGGTGCCGCTGAAGGCGGCCCTCGGCTTCCTGCTCAGCGTGCTGGCCGCGCTCGGCGCCGTGGTCGCGGTCTTCCAGTGGGGCTGGCTGGCGGGGCTCATCGGGGTCGAGGAGACCGGCCCGATCATGTCGATGATGCCGATCTTCATGGTGGGTGTCGTCTTCGGTCTGGCGATGGACTACGAGGTGTTCCTCGTGACCCGGATGCGTGAGGCGTACGTCCACGGCGAGAACCCGCACCAGGCCGTGGTGACCGGCTTCAAGTACAGCGCCCGGGTGGTCGCGGCCGCCGCGGCGATCATGATGGCCGTCTTCGCCGGCTTCATCGGCTCCGGCGAGTCGATGATCAAGATGATCGGCTTCGGGCTCGCCATCGCCGTCTTCTTCGACGCGTTCGTGGTCCGCATGGCCATCGTCCCGGCCGTCCTCGCCCTCCTGGGCGAGAAGGCCTGGTGGCTGCCGAAGTGGCTCGACCGCGCGCTGCCCAACGTCGACGTCGAGGGCGAGGGCCTGCGGGCGCACGACGACGCGGCGAGGACGTCGGCCGAGGACGACGAGGACAAGGACGAGGACAAGCCGCTGGTACGCGTCTGA